A stretch of DNA from Micromonospora peucetia:
CAGCCCGTCCACGCCGTACGTCTCGACCGCGTGGGAACTGGCGCCGGAGACGTACGCGTTGTCGATCCGGACGTTGCGGCTCCACTGGCTGGTGTCCCCGCGGTTGTCGATCCGGATGCCCAGTCCGCCGTCGAGCCGCATGTCGATCCGGCCGAGCACGACGTCCGTGACGTTGCGCAGGAAGATCCCGTAGAGCGGGGTGCCGGTGACGGTGAGGTGCCCGACCTCGACGTGGCTGGTGCCGCGGGAGTAGATCGGCGCCTGGTCGCCGCTGCCCGAGCCGGTGACGTCGATGGTGCCGCACACGTCGATCGCGGTGTAGCTCGGCAGCGAGATCCGCGAGCCGGCGCTGATCGAGCCGGAGCCGCGTACGACGACGCGCTGCTTGCTGGTCCGCCCGGCGCTGAGGCTGTTCACGGCGGCCTGGACGGCGGCGCGCATGTCGCTGCCGGTGTGCACCGTGCTGCCGCCGTTGCGGGCGGTCCAGGTGCCGCCGCTGAAGACCGCCTCGGCGTGGAACGCGCCGCTGCCGCAGCCGCCGCCCGAGCCGAGGCTGATCAACCGCCACTGCTGGTTGGCGCCGCCGAGGTCCTGGTACTGGGAGATCATCGCGCCGTCGGCGGTCGACCACTGCCACACGTCCAGCGCCTTGTTCGAGTGCCGGTTGACGAGGCGGACGTGACCACCGTCGGAGTCGGCGAGCCGGAAGTGCTGCCGGGTGTTGCCGCTGGCGGCGGTGTTCTGCACGAGTTGTGCCCCGTCGTCGGCGTTCGGCAGTTCCAGCACCTTGCCGCTGTGTACCGAGCGGATCTGGTGGTAGCCGCCGCCCACGTCGACGAACCGCCACTGCTGCACGGCCAGGTCGTTGCGGGTGAACTGGTTGACCGGCGTGCCGTCGGCGGTGGACCGGCCCCACAGGTCCATCGCCTTGCCGCTGTGCCGGTTGACGAGAACGTAGTTGGCGCCGGGGTCGACCGTGGCCGCCAGGGCGGGTCGTGGGCCGACGGCCACGGCGGCGCCGAGGAGCGCCAGGACGGCCACGACCACCAGCGGGAGGTGCCGGCGGTGGAGGAGTATGTTGCTGGTGGAGGGGATCATGGGGCTCCTTCGAAAGAGCGCTGTCCGGCGGGGATGGCGCGACCGAGCCGCC
This window harbors:
- a CDS encoding RICIN domain-containing protein, whose translation is MIPSTSNILLHRRHLPLVVVAVLALLGAAVAVGPRPALAATVDPGANYVLVNRHSGKAMDLWGRSTADGTPVNQFTRNDLAVQQWRFVDVGGGYHQIRSVHSGKVLELPNADDGAQLVQNTAASGNTRQHFRLADSDGGHVRLVNRHSNKALDVWQWSTADGAMISQYQDLGGANQQWRLISLGSGGGCGSGAFHAEAVFSGGTWTARNGGSTVHTGSDMRAAVQAAVNSLSAGRTSKQRVVVRGSGSISAGSRISLPSYTAIDVCGTIDVTGSGSGDQAPIYSRGTSHVEVGHLTVTGTPLYGIFLRNVTDVVLGRIDMRLDGGLGIRIDNRGDTSQWSRNVRIDNAYVSGASSHAVETYGVDGLTVGTVTARDVGESGLLLNQTINATVSTVDAENAGTGTGYAAFRMANRNGRVGSGYPTNIRVGTVRARGGGRGIFCVSESGGAVIDRVDIADTGNNAILIENCQGVDIAAGGGTISRGGEVRLAERTEFPGNRDITLRNFTLVNSRIVENPCADNLTISNVGLSNSTISRC